The Fragaria vesca subsp. vesca linkage group LG2, FraVesHawaii_1.0, whole genome shotgun sequence genome includes a window with the following:
- the LOC101311355 gene encoding pentatricopeptide repeat-containing protein At5g39710-like: protein MPLPRPHIPTQSSFRFAPSDAALADKAITYLKRHPHNLHSLSSDFTPDAASCLLLKSQFDQTLTLKFLNWARHRNFFTFRSKCLALHILTRFKLYKSAQALAEDVAVTTADDQGNLVFQCLAESLQVCNSSSAVFDLVVKSYSHLSFVDKAMDIVNLAKAHGFMPGVLSYNAILDAVIRSRGSVQIAEEVFSEMVRNGVSPNVYTYNILIRGFSAAGNLEMVLYFWSEMERNGCLPNVVTYNTLIDAYCKLKRIDDAFGLWRSMASKGLEPNLISYNVVMNGLCREGRMEETSQVVEEMKRKGYVPDEVTYNTLISGYCKEGNFHQALVLHEEMRRNGLSPNVVTYTALINAMCKAKNLNRAMEFFQQMRVRGLRPNERTYTTLIDGFSQQGFLNEAYGLLNEMVGGGFSPSIVTYNALINGNCLLGRMEEAMGIVQDMVGKGLYPDVVSYSTIITGFCRHQELDSAFQMKAEMVEKGISPDAVTYSSLIQGVCQQRRLDDACNLFQKMISMGLRPDEFTYTTLINAYCKEGDLNMALHLNDEMIRKGFLPDVVTYSVLINGLNKQARTREAKKLLLKLFYDKSVPDDVTYNTLIESCTNVEFKSVVALVKGFCMKGLMKEADQVFETVIKRKYKPNGAAYDVIIHGHCRDGNVEKALKLYKEMLLSGFLPHTVTVIALIKELFTEGMNNELSQVIENILWSCKLTDAEVAKLLVETNHKEGNMDAVFNVLGEMAQDGLLPNSGVTTCAGG, encoded by the coding sequence ATGCCCCTCCCCAGACCCCATATCCCAACCCAGTCCTCATTCCGCTTTGCTCCCTCCGACGCCGCCCTCGCCGACAAAGCAATCACATACCTCAAGCGCCACCCCCACAACCTCCACTCTCTCTCTTCCGATTTCACCCCCGACGCCGCCTCCTGCCTCCTCCTCAAGTCCCAGTTCGACCAAACTCTAACCCTAAAGTTCCTCAACTGGGCCCGCCACCGCAACTTCTTCACCTTCCGGAGCAAGTGCCTCGCCCTCCACATCCTCACCCGCTTCAAGCTCTACAAGTCCGCCCAGGCCCTCGCCGAGGACGTCGCCGTCACCACCGCCGACGACCAGGGCAATTTGGTCTTTCAGTGCCTCGCTGAGTCCTTGCAGGTCTGCAATTCCAGCTCGGCGGTTTTCGACTTGGTGGTGAAGTCTTACTCTCATTTAAGTTTTGTTGATAAGGCTATGGACATTGTTAATTTAGCTAAGGCTCATGGGTTTATGCCCGGTGTGCTTTCGTATAATGCGATTTTAGATGCAGTGATTAGGTCTAGAGGCTCTGTTCAGATTGCTGAGGAGGTGTTTAGTGAGATGGTTAGAAATGGGGTTTCGCCGAATGTGTATACATATAACATTTTGATTAGGGGTTTCAGTGCCGCGGGGAATTTGGAAATGGTGTTGTATTTTTGGAGTGAAATGGAGAGGAATGGGTGTTTGCCGAATGTGGTTACGTATAATACATTGATTGATGCTTACTGTAAGCTGAAGAGGATAGATGACGCTTTTGGATTGTGGAGATCGATGGCGTCAAAGGGTTTGGAGCCTAATTTGATTTCGTATAATGTGGTGATGAATGGGTTGTGTCGAGAAGGGAGGATGGAAGAGACGAGTCAGGTTGTTGAGGAGATGAAAAGGAAGGGTTATGTTCCTGATGAGGTGACTTATAATACACTCATTAGTGGGTATTGCAAGGAAGGTAATTTTCACCAAGCACTTGTGTTGCACGAGGAAATGCGGAGGAATGGCTTGTCTCCAAATGTTGTCACTTATACAGCATTGATCAATGCCATGTGTAAGGCTAAGAATTTGAATCGAGCGATGGAGTTTTTTCAGCAGATGCGTGTTAGGGGGCTTCGTCCAAATGAGAGGACGTATACTACATTGATAGATGGCTTCTCCCAACAAGGGTTCTTAAATGAAGCTTATGGTCTTCTAAATGAAATGGTTGGGGGTGGATTTTCACCTTCAATTGTGACGTACAATGCCCTTATCAATGGAAACTGCTTATTAGGCAGGATGGAAGAGGCCATGGGAATTGTACAAGATATGGTCGGGAAAGGGTTGTACCCTGATGTAGTTAGTTATAGTACTATTATCACTGGTTTTTGTCGGCATCAGGAGTTGGACAGTGCGTTCCAAATGAAGGCGGAGATGGTGGAGAAGGGGATATCACCCGATGCTGTTACCTATTCATCACTAATTCAAGGTGTCTGTCAGCAAAGGAGACTAGATGACGCTTGCAATCTCTTCCAAAAAATGATCAGTATGGGTTTGCGTCCTGATGAATTCACATACACAACCTTGATCAATGCTTACTGCAAGGAAGGGGATTTGAATATGGCTCTTCATTTGAATGATGAAATGATAAGAAAAGGTTTTCTACCTGATGTTGTGACCTACAGTGTACTTATCAATGGACTTAACAAACAAGCTCGGACGAGAGAAGCAAAGAAGCTTCTACTTAAGTTGTTTTACGATAAGTCTGTCCCAGATGATGTCACATACAATACTCTAATAGAGAGCTGCACGAATGTTGAGTTTAAGAGTGTGGTAGCCCTTGTAAAGGGATTCTGTATGAAGGGTTTGATGAAAGAAGCAGATCAAGTTTTTGAAACGGTGATTAAGAGGAAATACAAACCTAATGGGGCAGCTTATGACGTTATCATACATGGTCATTGTAGGGATGGAAATGTTGAGAAGGCATTGAAGTTGTACAAGGAAATGTTGCTTTCTGGATTTCTTCCTCATACCGTGACTGTTATTGCGCTGATTAAAGAACTTTTCACAGAGGGAATGAACAATGAACTTAGTCAAGTCATAGAGAACATTCTGTGGAGCTGTAAGCTTACTGATGCTGAGGTTGCGAAACTGCTTGTTGAAACAAACCATAAAGAAGGAAATATGGATGCAGTTTTTAATGTCCTTGGTGAAATGGCGCAGGATGGCCTCCTTCCAAATAGTGGAGTAACCACTTGTGCAGGGGGGTAA